In Mycobacterium sp. 050128, one genomic interval encodes:
- the glf gene encoding UDP-galactopyranose mutase: protein MTARFDLLIVGSGFFGLTIAERVATQLGKRVLVVERRPHIGGNAYSEAEPQTGIEVHKYGAHLFHTSNKRVWDYVRQFTEFTNYQHRVFAMHNGQAYQFPMGLGLVSQFFGKYFTPEQARQLIAEQAAEIDTADAQNLEEKAISLIGRPLYEAFVKGYTAKQWQTDPRELPAANITRLPVRYTFDNRYFNDTYEGLPLDGYTAWLENMAADERIEVRTHTDWFDVRDQLRAESPDAPVVYTGPLDRYFDYAEGRLGWRTLDFELEVLPVGDFQGTPVMNYNDPDVPYTRIHEFRHFHVERDYPTDKTVIMREYSRFAADDDEPYYPINTEADRALLAAYRGRAKSETASSKVLFGGRLGTYQYLDMHMAIASALNMYDNILAPHLRDGTPLTEEEGARP from the coding sequence ATGACCGCTCGTTTTGACCTCCTCATCGTCGGATCCGGATTCTTCGGCCTCACCATCGCCGAACGCGTGGCCACCCAACTCGGAAAGCGTGTGCTCGTCGTCGAGAGACGCCCGCACATCGGTGGCAACGCCTACTCGGAAGCGGAGCCGCAGACTGGGATCGAGGTCCACAAGTACGGCGCCCACCTGTTCCACACCTCGAACAAGAGGGTCTGGGATTACGTGCGCCAGTTCACCGAATTCACCAACTACCAGCACCGTGTGTTCGCGATGCACAACGGGCAGGCCTACCAGTTCCCGATGGGGCTGGGCCTGGTGTCGCAGTTCTTCGGCAAGTACTTCACTCCGGAGCAGGCCCGGCAGCTGATCGCCGAGCAGGCCGCCGAGATCGACACCGCCGACGCGCAGAACCTCGAGGAAAAGGCCATCTCGCTGATCGGCCGGCCGCTGTACGAGGCCTTCGTCAAGGGCTACACCGCCAAGCAGTGGCAGACCGACCCGAGGGAACTGCCCGCGGCCAACATCACCCGGTTGCCGGTGCGCTACACCTTCGACAACCGCTACTTCAACGACACCTACGAGGGCCTGCCGCTGGACGGTTACACCGCCTGGCTGGAGAACATGGCCGCCGACGAGCGAATCGAGGTCCGCACGCACACCGACTGGTTCGACGTCCGCGACCAACTGCGCGCCGAGAGTCCCGACGCCCCGGTCGTCTACACCGGCCCGCTGGATCGCTACTTCGACTACGCCGAAGGCCGGCTCGGCTGGCGCACCCTGGACTTCGAACTCGAGGTGCTGCCCGTCGGCGACTTCCAGGGCACCCCGGTGATGAACTACAACGATCCCGACGTCCCCTACACCCGCATCCACGAGTTCCGTCACTTCCACGTCGAGCGCGACTACCCGACCGACAAGACGGTGATCATGCGGGAGTACTCCCGGTTCGCCGCCGACGACGACGAGCCCTACTATCCGATTAATACCGAGGCCGACCGCGCCCTGTTGGCCGCCTACCGGGGGAGGGCGAAGTCCGAGACCGCCTCGTCGAAGGTACTTTTCGGCGGCCGGCTGGGCACCTATCAGTATCTGGATATGCACATGGCGATTGCCAGCGCACTGAACATGTACGACAACATCCTCGCGCCGCACCTGCGCGACGGAACCCCGTTGACCGAAGAGGAAGGCGCGCGCCCGTGA
- a CDS encoding glycosyltransferase, with the protein MTAVSLLSRIILPRPGEPLDVRKLYLEESTTNARRAHATSRTSLEIGKESEVSFATYFNAFPASYWRRWSICTSVVLRVELTGTGRVDVYRTKATGVRISVEGRQFVGTEEQPAVVEIEVSLKSFEDGGWIWFDITTDTAVNLVNGGWYATEPAPGTANIAVGIPTFNRPADCVNALADLTADPLVDKVIGAVIVPDQGTRKVRDHPDFAAAAAGLGNRLSIHNQPNLGGSGGYSRVMYEALKNTDCQQILFMDDDIRIEPDTILRVLAMNRFAKTPMLIGGQMLNLQEPSHLHIMGEVVNPANFMWTAAPHAEYDHNFAEFPLNDQNDRSALLHRRIDVDFNGWWTCMIPRQVAEELGQPLPLFIKWDDAEYGLRAGEHGYPTVTLPGAAIWHMAWSDKDDAIDWQAYFHLRNRLVVAALHWDGEVRGLVRSHLKATLKHLACLEYSTVVIQNRAIDDFLAGPEHIFSILESGLPEVHRLRKEYPDAVVLPAASELPAPQHKTKAMKPPVNPVSISYRLARGILHNLKTADPESHRRPEFNVPTQDARWFRLCTVDGVTVTTADGCGVVYRQRDRRKMFTLLMQSLRRQRQLLSRFDEMRRVYRGALPVLSSTQKWETVLLSETSHA; encoded by the coding sequence GTGACCGCCGTGAGCTTGCTGTCCCGAATCATCCTGCCGCGTCCGGGGGAACCGCTCGACGTCCGCAAGCTGTACCTCGAGGAGTCGACCACCAACGCGCGGCGCGCGCACGCGACCAGCCGCACCTCGCTGGAGATCGGCAAGGAGTCCGAGGTCTCTTTCGCCACGTATTTCAACGCCTTCCCGGCGAGCTACTGGCGCCGTTGGTCCATCTGTACGTCGGTGGTGCTGCGGGTGGAGCTGACCGGAACCGGACGCGTCGACGTGTATCGCACCAAGGCCACCGGGGTGCGGATCTCGGTGGAGGGCCGCCAATTCGTCGGGACCGAGGAGCAGCCGGCCGTCGTCGAGATCGAGGTGTCGCTGAAGTCCTTCGAGGACGGCGGCTGGATCTGGTTCGACATCACCACCGACACCGCGGTCAACTTGGTCAACGGCGGCTGGTACGCAACCGAACCGGCTCCGGGCACGGCCAACATCGCCGTGGGCATCCCGACGTTCAACCGCCCTGCCGACTGCGTCAACGCGCTCGCCGATCTCACTGCAGACCCGTTGGTGGACAAGGTAATCGGCGCGGTGATCGTCCCGGATCAGGGCACCCGCAAGGTGCGCGATCATCCGGACTTCGCAGCGGCCGCAGCGGGTCTGGGCAACCGGCTCTCGATCCACAACCAGCCCAACCTCGGCGGGTCCGGTGGCTACAGCCGGGTGATGTACGAGGCACTGAAAAACACTGACTGCCAACAGATTCTGTTCATGGACGACGACATCCGCATCGAGCCGGACACGATCCTGCGGGTGCTCGCGATGAACCGCTTCGCCAAGACGCCGATGCTGATCGGCGGTCAGATGCTCAACCTGCAGGAGCCGTCGCACCTGCACATCATGGGTGAGGTCGTCAACCCGGCCAACTTCATGTGGACCGCCGCGCCGCACGCCGAGTACGACCACAATTTCGCCGAATTCCCGTTGAACGACCAGAACGATCGCAGCGCGCTGCTGCACCGGCGCATCGATGTCGACTTCAACGGCTGGTGGACGTGCATGATCCCGCGCCAGGTCGCCGAGGAGCTGGGGCAGCCGCTGCCGCTGTTCATCAAATGGGACGACGCGGAGTACGGCCTACGCGCAGGCGAGCACGGCTACCCGACCGTCACGCTGCCCGGCGCCGCGATCTGGCACATGGCCTGGAGCGACAAGGACGACGCGATCGACTGGCAGGCCTACTTCCACCTGCGCAACCGGCTGGTGGTCGCGGCGCTGCACTGGGACGGCGAGGTCCGCGGCCTGGTGCGCAGTCACCTCAAGGCGACACTGAAACACCTTGCCTGCCTTGAATATTCGACCGTCGTGATCCAGAACCGGGCCATCGACGACTTCCTGGCCGGCCCGGAGCACATCTTCTCGATCCTGGAATCGGGGCTGCCGGAAGTGCATCGGCTGCGCAAGGAGTACCCGGACGCGGTCGTGCTGCCGGCCGCCAGCGAACTGCCCGCGCCGCAGCACAAGACCAAGGCGATGAAGCCGCCGGTGAACCCGGTGTCGATCAGCTACCGGCTGGCCCGCGGGATTCTGCACAACCTCAAGACCGCCGACCCGGAAAGCCACCGGCGCCCGGAGTTCAACGTGCCGACCCAGGACGCGCGCTGGTTTCGGCTGTGCACCGTCGACGGCGTCACGGTCACCACCGCCGATGGATGCGGTGTGGTCTACCGGCAGCGTGATCGGCGCAAGATGTTCACCCTGCTGATGCAGTCGCTGCGCCGCCAGCGCCAGCTGCTGAGCCGGTTCGACGAGATGCGCCGGGTGTACCGCGGCGCGCTGCCCGTGCTGTCCAGCACGCAGAAGTGGGAAACCGTGCTGTTGTCGGAAACAAGCCATGCCTGA